GCCGTGCGGTCGGCCTCGTCCTCACGATCCCGATGTACGCCGCGCTCGCGGTCGTCGCCGGACTCGTCGGCCTGACCACACTGGTCGTCGCGGAGAACGTCCCGCTCGTCCGCGACCTGGTGATCTCCGGGCCGCTCCCGATGGACGCGCGGTTCGAGCTGTTCACGTCGCTGTACCCGTTCGTCGGTGGGATGACCGATCCCCTCGCTGAGGCGATACTCCTCGTGATGAGCGCGCTCATCGGGATCAACCTCGCGGTGCTCGTCTACCACCTCAGAGAGCACGACGTCTCGCTCTCCGGGGGCTCGGGCAGTATCGGCGCGGTGACGCTCGGCGCGCTCGGTGCCGGCTGTGCAGCGTGTGGCTCCGTGTTGCTGATGGGCGTCCTCGGGCTGTTCGGCGCGACCGGGCTCGTCGCGCTCATGCCCTACGACGGCTACGAGCTGACGGTGCTCGCAGTCGCGGCGCTCGTGCTCTCGACGGTCTGGCTCGCGAAGGGGATGCGTGGCGGGGAGATCCGCGGCTGTCCGGTCGATCCACGGTGAGCGCTCGACGGCCGACCGGGCCAAACTATATGGCCGCCATCGACGTGTGACGAACGACTACGATGGAGTATCCAGATCCGAGTCACGGACCCCGGCTCCTCGTCTCCCCCGGGAAAGTCGCGATAGGGACGGGTGCGGTCGAACGCGCCGGGGAGTACGCCTTCCTCTACGGACGACGGGCGCTCGTGGTCGCGACCGAGCAGATCTTCGAGATCCACGGCGACCGCCTCCTCTCGGTGCTCGACGACGCGGGGGTGGAGGTCGTCACGTACACCTCGGTCCAGCCGGACCCGACCGTCGAGAACATCGAGGCGGCCCACGAGCGCTGGGAGTCCGAAGGCTGTGACGTGATCGTCACGCTCGGCGGTGGGTCGTCGATCGACGCCGGCAAGGGCGTCGGCATCCTCGCGACGAACGACGGGGAGCTCCGCGACTTCGGCGTCGACCGCGCGGGCTACGAGGGCGTCCCGAACCCGACGCCGCCGCTGATCGCGGTGAACACGACGACGGGAACCGGGAGCGAGGCGACCCGGTCGGTCGTCGTCACCGACGAGGCGAACGCGACGAAGTTCCTGATCGTCTCCCAGAACGTCGTCCCGGACGTCGCGATCGAGGACCCCGAACTCGTCCGCAGCTTACCGAGGAGCCACACCGCGTTCACGGGGATCGACGCGCTCACGCACGCGATCGAGGCGTTCGTCTCCGTGAAGGCCTACAGCGTCTCCGACGACTTCGCGCGCAACGCCATCCGCCGGATCGCCGACTCGTT
This region of Halalkalicoccus sp. CGA53 genomic DNA includes:
- a CDS encoding iron-containing alcohol dehydrogenase encodes the protein MEYPDPSHGPRLLVSPGKVAIGTGAVERAGEYAFLYGRRALVVATEQIFEIHGDRLLSVLDDAGVEVVTYTSVQPDPTVENIEAAHERWESEGCDVIVTLGGGSSIDAGKGVGILATNDGELRDFGVDRAGYEGVPNPTPPLIAVNTTTGTGSEATRSVVVTDEANATKFLIVSQNVVPDVAIEDPELVRSLPRSHTAFTGIDALTHAIEAFVSVKAYSVSDDFARNAIRRIADSFAKSWANGDDLEARSEMLVAQLQAGQAFTNSSVALVHGMARPLGAQLHLPHGLANAILLPYVMEFSAMAAPEKYAEIARIFEIAGEETPDRVAADLASEAVLDLCADVSLTSYLDEFGEIPTREGYLEVVPKMAQDALDSGSPENNPRKPTKAEIEALFTVVYDDALDPEGPRRS